A window from bacterium encodes these proteins:
- a CDS encoding glycosyl hydrolase, whose product MAERSGSTMRLEALKWRCIGPPRGGRVVAVAGDPEDRSVFYFGACAGGVWKTADSGTYWRCVSDGYLGSASISALAIAPSDRNVIYAGTGETAIRLDVSYGDGVYKSTDAGRTWSHLGLRETRFIGRIRIHPQDPDLVYVAALGDVFGANEERGVFRSEDGGKTWSKVLYRDANSGAVDLSMDPNNPRILFAAFWQTRRNFWNLSSGGPGSGLFRSKDGGDTWTEISRYPGLPASPLGKIGVAVSPARAGRVWALVETDAEKTGLYRSEDYGESWALVSSNRDLMHRPWYYTHVFADPCHGETVYVANFQLWKSTDGGSGFTEIQTPHGDNHDLWIDPTDPNRMVEGNDGGACTSFNGGETWSSIYNQPTAQFYRIDTDNQHPYRVYGTQQDNSSISAPSATVWGAITLGDCTYPGTGESGFIAVNPKDPNIVFCGAIGSSPGGAGALQRYDHRTGQIQLVNVWPEESTGIAPKDMRYRFAWTFPIVFSPHDSGTLYAGGNHVFRSRDEGMSWEEISPDLSLNDKSRQGHSGGDITHESAGAEVHATCASLAPSPHLREELWASTDDGLVHVTRDGGKSWQNVTPPDMPELAYVGCVEISPHDPDTIYLAATRYKLADYRPYLFRSTDAGRRFESINGDFPKDEITRVVRADPVRKGLLFVGTETGVYFTLNDGRSWMRMGGGLPIAPVYDLKIKGADLVAGTHGRSFWILDDITPLRSFVEGKEGRRLFEPRTTVRNKLHFGALRGLRPSGVAFAVAPGVGGGIRTFRKPDGTSGREYLDVGENPPNGAIIYYWLDDGVSGPVSLTIRDASGAAIASFRSDDGALPAAKRPSVRPGLNRFVWDLKYPGPETLDTSLAPPRNKPLAEPADPPSGPTVVPGRYRVEMSLDSETMAAEFSVVKDPRLSTTPEAYREQFELLRELTASLGKVHGTVNRIRRLKQRFTVLAAGSESGTRDLVAQAGAVVERLSEVEGVLVDVHRESDRDVLRNPAGLNDTLVDLINTVSVADAAPTKQAAAVSKEIMARVDAEIGKVERLIATEVAAVNRLALERAVEAAGGG is encoded by the coding sequence ATGGCAGAGCGCTCCGGTTCGACGATGAGACTCGAGGCCCTCAAATGGCGCTGCATCGGGCCGCCGCGCGGCGGCCGCGTCGTCGCCGTCGCGGGTGACCCGGAAGATCGCAGCGTGTTCTATTTCGGCGCCTGCGCCGGCGGTGTCTGGAAGACGGCCGACAGCGGCACTTATTGGCGTTGCGTGAGCGACGGGTACCTCGGCTCGGCCTCGATCAGCGCACTCGCCATCGCTCCCTCGGATCGCAACGTGATTTATGCCGGCACCGGGGAAACCGCGATCCGGCTCGATGTCTCCTATGGCGATGGTGTGTACAAATCGACTGATGCGGGCCGCACCTGGAGCCATCTCGGTCTCCGCGAGACCCGGTTCATCGGGCGCATCCGCATCCATCCGCAAGACCCCGATCTCGTCTATGTCGCCGCGCTCGGCGATGTGTTCGGCGCGAACGAGGAACGCGGGGTATTCCGATCAGAGGACGGCGGAAAGACCTGGAGCAAGGTGCTCTATCGAGATGCCAATTCGGGCGCCGTTGATTTGTCGATGGACCCGAACAATCCCCGCATCCTCTTTGCGGCGTTCTGGCAGACGCGCCGGAACTTCTGGAACCTGTCGAGCGGTGGGCCGGGAAGCGGCCTCTTTCGCTCGAAAGATGGTGGCGACACCTGGACGGAGATCTCCCGGTATCCGGGTCTGCCGGCGAGTCCCCTCGGCAAGATCGGCGTTGCGGTGTCGCCCGCCCGCGCGGGCCGCGTCTGGGCGCTCGTGGAGACGGACGCCGAGAAGACGGGACTCTACCGATCGGAGGATTACGGCGAGAGCTGGGCGCTCGTCTCGTCCAATCGCGACCTCATGCATCGGCCCTGGTACTACACGCATGTCTTCGCCGATCCCTGCCACGGCGAGACGGTCTACGTCGCCAATTTTCAGCTTTGGAAATCGACCGACGGCGGTAGCGGCTTCACAGAGATCCAGACGCCCCACGGCGATAACCATGATCTCTGGATCGATCCTACCGATCCGAACCGGATGGTCGAGGGAAACGACGGCGGCGCCTGCACAAGCTTCAACGGCGGCGAGACATGGTCGTCGATCTACAACCAGCCGACGGCGCAGTTCTATCGCATCGACACCGACAACCAGCATCCCTATCGCGTGTACGGTACGCAGCAGGACAACTCCTCGATCTCAGCGCCGAGCGCCACCGTCTGGGGCGCGATCACCCTCGGCGACTGCACCTATCCCGGCACCGGGGAAAGCGGCTTTATTGCCGTCAATCCCAAAGATCCGAACATCGTCTTTTGCGGCGCGATCGGCTCGAGCCCCGGCGGCGCCGGGGCGTTGCAGCGCTACGATCATCGCACCGGGCAGATCCAACTGGTCAACGTCTGGCCCGAGGAATCGACCGGCATCGCACCCAAGGACATGCGTTACCGCTTCGCCTGGACGTTCCCGATCGTCTTCTCACCGCACGACAGCGGCACCCTCTACGCGGGCGGGAACCACGTGTTTCGCAGCCGCGACGAGGGCATGAGCTGGGAGGAAATATCGCCGGATTTGAGTCTCAACGATAAGAGCCGTCAGGGGCATTCCGGCGGCGACATCACGCATGAAAGCGCCGGGGCGGAGGTGCACGCGACATGCGCGTCGCTCGCCCCATCGCCGCACCTGCGGGAGGAGCTCTGGGCTTCGACCGACGACGGGCTCGTTCATGTGACGCGAGACGGCGGCAAGAGCTGGCAGAACGTCACGCCGCCCGACATGCCGGAGCTCGCGTATGTTGGGTGCGTCGAGATCTCGCCGCACGACCCGGACACGATCTATCTCGCGGCGACACGCTACAAGCTTGCGGACTACCGTCCGTACTTGTTCCGCAGCACCGACGCCGGGCGGCGGTTCGAATCGATCAACGGCGATTTTCCAAAGGATGAGATCACCCGCGTCGTGCGTGCGGACCCGGTGCGCAAGGGACTGTTGTTCGTCGGTACCGAGACCGGCGTTTATTTCACCCTGAACGACGGGCGCAGCTGGATGCGCATGGGCGGGGGCCTGCCGATCGCGCCGGTCTACGATCTGAAGATCAAGGGGGCGGATCTGGTCGCGGGAACCCACGGCCGCTCCTTCTGGATCTTGGACGATATCACACCACTCAGAAGCTTCGTCGAGGGCAAAGAGGGACGTCGCCTCTTTGAGCCGCGCACGACGGTTCGGAACAAGCTGCATTTCGGTGCCCTGCGAGGTCTCCGGCCGAGCGGCGTCGCGTTCGCGGTCGCCCCCGGGGTAGGCGGCGGCATCCGCACGTTTCGCAAGCCGGACGGGACGAGCGGGCGCGAATATCTCGACGTCGGAGAGAACCCACCGAACGGCGCGATCATCTACTACTGGCTGGACGACGGCGTTTCCGGCCCGGTTTCGCTCACGATCCGTGACGCCTCGGGGGCCGCGATCGCGAGCTTCCGCAGCGACGACGGTGCGTTGCCGGCCGCGAAGCGCCCGTCGGTTCGCCCCGGGCTCAACCGGTTCGTGTGGGATCTCAAATATCCGGGGCCCGAGACGCTCGATACAAGCCTCGCTCCGCCGCGCAACAAGCCGCTGGCGGAGCCGGCCGATCCACCGAGCGGGCCCACGGTGGTACCGGGCCGATATCGTGTCGAGATGTCGCTGGATTCGGAGACGATGGCCGCGGAGTTCTCGGTCGTGAAGGATCCGCGCCTTTCGACGACTCCGGAGGCGTACCGCGAGCAGTTCGAACTCTTGCGGGAATTGACGGCATCGCTCGGCAAGGTCCACGGGACGGTCAATCGCATCCGTCGGCTGAAGCAACGGTTTACGGTACTGGCTGCGGGATCGGAAAGTGGCACGCGCGATCTTGTCGCGCAGGCAGGGGCCGTGGTGGAACGGCTGTCGGAGGTCGAAGGCGTGCTCGTGGACGTTCATCGCGAGTCGGATCGCGACGTGCTCCGCAACCCCGCGGGTCTCAATGATACGCTCGTGGACCTGATCAACACTGTATCCGTGGCCGATGCCGCGCCGACGAAGCAGGCGGCGGCCGTTTCGAAAGAGATCATGGCGCGCGTTGATGCCGAGATCGGCAAAGTCGAACGGCTCATCGCAACCGAGGTTGCCGCAGTCAATCGCTTGGCCCTGGAGCGGGCGGTCGAGGCGGCGGGCGGCGGCTGA
- a CDS encoding amidase, giving the protein MIASDARVRIRELSHFNAFISVTAEEGEGPVVAVKDLVRVRGTVTTGGGAILPNIVDADDAPVIARMRTHGCVVVGKANLHEWAFGVTSGNPHYGAVLNPRDPRRIPGGSSGGSAAAVALGMCDWAVGSDTGGSIRIPAGLCGVVGFKPTVGTVSTEGVIPLSRRLDTLGPLAPDVLSAARALATMCDVPDLVPEAPRVLGSLRLAVPAGWVSDLDAETDTAWRRVAAHFPEIPFPDLAQLSEVGRIILFAEAAAYHRRWLEEDASRYGDDVRAHLERGLGVSAVDYLHACDAQPLLRKEMEEAMSDVDAVLLPATAVVAPLLGTPEVRGPLTRFTRAFNTTGHPVITLPVPGTTLPVGIQVIGHWGRDAELVRIAWALEQAWGLGRRS; this is encoded by the coding sequence ATGATTGCAAGCGACGCACGTGTACGTATCCGGGAGCTCTCGCACTTCAACGCATTCATCTCGGTGACCGCCGAGGAAGGCGAGGGCCCGGTCGTCGCCGTCAAAGACCTCGTTCGGGTCCGGGGTACGGTCACCACCGGTGGAGGGGCGATTCTGCCAAACATCGTCGACGCGGACGACGCACCGGTAATCGCGCGCATGCGCACCCACGGGTGCGTCGTGGTGGGCAAGGCGAACCTCCATGAGTGGGCGTTCGGCGTGACCAGCGGGAATCCGCACTACGGCGCGGTCCTCAACCCGCGCGACCCGAGGCGGATACCCGGTGGTTCATCGGGTGGATCGGCCGCCGCGGTTGCGCTCGGCATGTGCGACTGGGCGGTCGGGAGTGACACGGGGGGGTCGATTCGGATCCCCGCTGGATTGTGCGGCGTCGTCGGCTTCAAACCGACCGTGGGCACGGTTTCGACCGAGGGCGTGATTCCGTTGAGCCGGAGGCTGGATACGCTTGGGCCGCTCGCGCCCGACGTGCTGTCCGCGGCGCGAGCGCTCGCCACAATGTGCGATGTTCCCGATTTGGTGCCCGAGGCCCCGCGCGTGCTTGGCTCGCTGCGGCTCGCCGTGCCGGCGGGGTGGGTCTCGGATCTCGATGCCGAAACGGATACCGCCTGGCGTCGGGTCGCCGCCCACTTCCCGGAGATCCCGTTTCCCGACCTCGCACAACTCTCCGAGGTGGGTCGGATTATCCTGTTCGCGGAGGCCGCCGCGTACCATCGGCGATGGCTCGAGGAAGATGCGAGCCGCTACGGCGATGACGTTCGCGCACACCTCGAGCGGGGATTGGGCGTATCAGCGGTCGACTACCTCCATGCCTGCGACGCGCAGCCCCTGCTGAGAAAGGAGATGGAGGAGGCCATGAGCGACGTCGACGCCGTTTTGTTGCCCGCCACCGCCGTAGTCGCGCCGCTCCTGGGGACGCCTGAGGTGCGGGGACCGCTTACCCGTTTCACCCGAGCGTTCAACACAACGGGGCATCCCGTGATCACGCTCCCCGTGCCGGGGACGACACTCCCTGTCGGGATCCAGGTGATTGGACACTGGGGGCGTGACGCCGAACTGGTGCGGATCGCTTGGGCGCTTGAGCAGGCGTGGGGTCTTGGAAGAAGGTCATGA
- a CDS encoding SDR family oxidoreductase yields MTGASRGLGKAIARAFVQERARVAICGRDLSTLEAAAKEIGSGVAPIQADVAKTEDIDRLVEVAVAELGRLDVLITNAGGPPSRPFAETTEADWAEGIAANLMSTVRLCRAVVPHMRRHGGGRIINITSFTVKQPLPNLVLSNSVRLAVVGLAKTLAAELGPDNILVNTVCPGPIATERLQHLTQVYADRQGVPFEEAERTLWTSQIPLGRVGRPEEFADVVVFLSSPRASFVTGTTLQVDGGIVKGTM; encoded by the coding sequence GTGACCGGAGCCAGCAGAGGCCTCGGGAAAGCCATCGCCCGCGCCTTCGTGCAGGAGCGTGCCCGTGTCGCTATCTGCGGGCGCGACTTGAGTACGCTCGAAGCCGCAGCGAAGGAAATCGGCAGCGGCGTCGCACCGATACAGGCAGACGTTGCCAAGACCGAAGATATCGATCGATTGGTGGAGGTTGCGGTGGCCGAGTTGGGACGCCTCGACGTCCTCATCACAAACGCCGGAGGGCCCCCGTCGCGACCCTTCGCAGAAACAACCGAAGCCGATTGGGCGGAAGGAATCGCAGCGAACTTGATGAGTACCGTGCGCCTGTGTCGAGCCGTCGTGCCGCATATGCGGCGTCACGGCGGTGGACGCATCATCAACATCACGTCCTTCACCGTCAAACAACCACTACCCAACCTCGTCCTGTCCAACTCGGTGCGTCTGGCCGTCGTCGGGCTGGCGAAGACGCTGGCGGCCGAACTCGGGCCGGACAATATCCTCGTCAATACGGTCTGCCCGGGACCAATCGCGACGGAACGGCTTCAGCACCTGACCCAGGTATACGCAGATCGCCAAGGGGTGCCCTTTGAGGAGGCCGAGCGGACGCTGTGGACGAGTCAAATCCCGCTGGGTCGAGTCGGGCGACCCGAGGAGTTTGCGGATGTCGTGGTGTTCTTGTCATCCCCGAGAGCAAGTTTCGTGACGGGAACAACGCTGCAAGTCGATGGGGGTATCGTGAAAGGAACGATGTGA
- a CDS encoding cupin domain-containing protein has protein sequence MVKPPVHRRLTDIEPEVVNPGMVRRLLWGDRLMAGYLEFKRGTLVPVHEHENEQLTYCISGLMRFTFPDGDRIVHPGDVLLIPGGTPHGAEMLEDTVEMDFFSPPRRDWIQKTDDYLRR, from the coding sequence ATGGTCAAACCGCCGGTGCACCGCCGATTGACGGATATTGAACCTGAAGTCGTGAACCCCGGGATGGTACGGCGCTTGTTGTGGGGAGACCGTCTCATGGCAGGGTACCTGGAGTTTAAGCGAGGCACCTTGGTCCCGGTCCATGAGCACGAAAACGAGCAACTCACCTACTGTATTTCGGGTCTCATGCGGTTCACCTTCCCGGACGGCGATCGCATCGTACATCCGGGTGACGTCCTCCTGATACCCGGCGGGACTCCTCATGGAGCCGAGATGCTGGAGGATACGGTCGAAATGGATTTCTTCAGTCCACCGCGGCGTGATTGGATTCAGAAGACGGACGACTATCTCAGACGATGA
- a CDS encoding TIM-barrel domain-containing protein, whose amino-acid sequence MTHKVWRRTGATLTVTGAPVPVAITICTPRIVRIRFGNGSQPPESSYVPVREWSCAAFTEEAGPPASIATDGIMVGVTTDPWCVTFADRLGNTRVCLPLAELQCSPRVHVRLEATDVQHFYGLGEGGQQFDRRGVTRRFWNNHVNHGHGADVPIPLLLSHLGYGLFFDNAQPAGVTVGGGDGGRWVEYRSVSAPLDLYYLGGAGGLRDVLGDVATLLGRPPLPPRWALGYLQSTRHFESAAEWYGLLATIREKRLPCDGLIFLSTYGQALGWNRGVGHLECEPRVLPDPATMFAELQAQHFHAVTHEYPVLHPDSPLYAEACERGYVLDAGYARVVSAGRPTDNYRDGQRYLDFSRPEVQAWWWQQHRPLVKLGVDGWWLDGGEGPPPDAWPQGGSASLHNRYDVMRQQAFADGEGVDRPDHRVFLLCRSGGPGMQRYGAACWSGDIDATFPSLEAQAAVGLNLGLSGVPYWGTDIGGFYRVAPHSNELFVRWIQLGAFCPIFRAHGRVWREHVPWAHGAEVEAICRDYLELRYRFLPYTYTLAWQAHRQGLPLMRPLVLNYPDDPRAWNQASEYLWGDDLLVVPVTREGATHWPVYLPAGTWYDFWTHQRYEGPRGLTVPAPLDRIPLFVRAGAILPLGPAMQYHDEMPLTAMTLLVYGGPDSSFSLYEDDGVTRAYLRGTYALTDFECVSSDDSLTVRVAAPRGETTVVPPGRSYTVKVHSARPPRLVRIDGVGDLQEQRAPGGAGWWRDGESFTCVRVPAQPAVLRIEW is encoded by the coding sequence ATGACGCATAAGGTCTGGCGTCGCACGGGCGCGACGCTCACAGTCACCGGGGCACCGGTTCCGGTGGCCATTACCATCTGCACCCCGCGCATTGTGCGCATCCGGTTTGGCAACGGCTCTCAGCCGCCCGAGTCGTCGTACGTTCCCGTACGAGAATGGTCGTGCGCCGCATTTACTGAGGAGGCCGGACCCCCGGCATCCATCGCGACGGACGGGATCATGGTGGGTGTCACGACCGATCCGTGGTGCGTGACGTTCGCTGATCGCCTCGGAAACACGCGCGTGTGCTTGCCGCTCGCCGAGCTACAGTGTTCACCAAGGGTGCACGTTCGTCTCGAGGCGACGGACGTGCAGCACTTCTATGGGCTCGGTGAGGGCGGGCAGCAGTTCGATCGACGTGGGGTCACACGCAGATTCTGGAACAATCACGTGAACCACGGGCACGGCGCGGACGTTCCCATCCCGCTTCTTCTGTCGCACCTCGGCTACGGTTTGTTCTTCGACAACGCCCAGCCAGCCGGCGTGACCGTGGGAGGCGGCGACGGCGGGAGATGGGTGGAGTACCGCAGTGTATCGGCGCCGTTGGATCTCTACTATCTCGGCGGCGCCGGCGGCCTTCGGGACGTGTTGGGCGATGTCGCAACGCTGCTGGGCCGGCCGCCGCTGCCGCCGCGCTGGGCGTTAGGTTACCTGCAGTCGACACGCCATTTCGAGAGCGCAGCCGAGTGGTACGGGCTGCTGGCGACGATCCGCGAGAAGCGGCTCCCGTGCGACGGGCTCATCTTCCTGTCCACCTACGGGCAGGCCCTTGGGTGGAACCGCGGCGTGGGGCATCTCGAATGTGAACCGAGGGTGTTGCCGGACCCGGCGACGATGTTCGCGGAGCTGCAGGCGCAGCACTTTCACGCGGTCACGCACGAATATCCGGTGCTGCACCCCGACTCCCCGCTCTATGCTGAGGCGTGCGAGCGCGGCTACGTGCTCGATGCCGGGTATGCTCGCGTGGTGTCGGCCGGGCGCCCGACGGACAACTATCGCGACGGGCAACGCTATCTGGATTTCTCGCGACCGGAAGTGCAGGCGTGGTGGTGGCAGCAGCACCGCCCGCTCGTGAAGCTCGGCGTCGACGGCTGGTGGCTCGACGGCGGGGAGGGGCCTCCCCCAGACGCGTGGCCACAAGGAGGCTCAGCGAGCTTGCACAATCGGTACGACGTCATGCGCCAGCAGGCGTTCGCGGACGGGGAGGGCGTCGACCGTCCCGATCACCGGGTCTTTCTGTTGTGCCGGTCCGGCGGCCCCGGCATGCAGCGCTATGGCGCGGCCTGCTGGTCCGGTGACATCGATGCGACGTTCCCCAGCCTCGAAGCCCAGGCGGCGGTCGGGTTGAACCTGGGCCTGTCGGGTGTGCCGTATTGGGGCACCGACATCGGTGGATTCTACCGGGTGGCGCCGCACTCAAACGAGCTGTTTGTGCGATGGATCCAACTTGGGGCGTTTTGTCCCATTTTTCGGGCCCACGGGCGTGTCTGGCGCGAGCACGTTCCGTGGGCGCATGGGGCGGAGGTGGAAGCGATCTGCCGTGACTACCTCGAATTGCGCTACCGGTTCTTGCCGTACACGTACACGCTGGCCTGGCAGGCGCACCGGCAGGGGCTCCCGCTGATGCGGCCCTTAGTGCTAAACTATCCCGACGATCCCCGCGCGTGGAATCAGGCGAGCGAATATTTGTGGGGAGACGACCTGCTGGTGGTGCCTGTCACCCGCGAAGGGGCGACGCACTGGCCCGTCTACCTGCCCGCCGGCACCTGGTACGATTTTTGGACCCACCAACGCTACGAGGGCCCGCGTGGCCTCACGGTGCCGGCCCCGCTTGATCGGATCCCGCTGTTCGTGCGGGCGGGGGCGATACTGCCTCTCGGCCCGGCGATGCAGTACCATGACGAGATGCCGCTGACGGCGATGACCCTGCTGGTGTATGGCGGCCCTGATTCGTCGTTCAGTCTCTACGAAGATGACGGCGTGACAAGGGCGTATCTCCGGGGCACGTATGCGCTCACAGATTTTGAGTGCGTCTCGAGCGACGATAGTCTCACCGTCCGCGTCGCGGCCCCACGAGGCGAGACGACCGTCGTGCCTCCCGGCCGGTCCTATACCGTGAAAGTCCACTCAGCGCGCCCGCCGCGACTCGTACGGATCGACGGCGTCGGAGACCTGCAGGAACAACGTGCTCCGGGTGGCGCTGGCTGGTGGCGTGACGGCGAGTCGTTTACGTGCGTGCGCGTTCCGGCGCAACCGGCCGTGCTGCGGATCGAGTGGTGA
- a CDS encoding beta-L-arabinofuranosidase domain-containing protein, whose amino-acid sequence MPSASETRAAGPVDTRRSPWARLTTLELDAVRLTGGFWGARQAINRDAALPHGLRMLETAGNLDNLRIAAGRTRGPYRGPVFMDSDVYKWLEAAAYEGANARPNDLASDITSLIELIAAAQQPDGYLNSYYQVARPGERWSDFPNGHELYCAGHLIQAALALRRARGDGRLLDIARRFADHLVGTFGPGTRVATPGHPEIEMALVELYRETRVRAYLDLALFFVDQRGHGWLGPGRYNSSAHYQDRVPVREAVELEGHAVRAQYLAIGIADLFLETGEQALLDALTRQWHDLVTHKLYVTGAVGARHLAESVAQPFELPNELAYGETCAAIANVMWNWRMLLATGQARYAELMERALYNAVLSGMSLDGERYFYVNPLASNGRDEYLSRGGCRRRDWHLVACCPPNLMRLFASLGHYVGTRDSSGLQIHQYAPARIATEIAPGRRVALRTESGYPWEGNIRLVVDEGTEAPWTLALRAPSESADVIVRVNGTGAAAEPDPAGYLRLLRTWRPGDTVEMTWSISPRCVEGHPWIESTRDCVAIERGPFVYCLEQADHPSARVADLAIDATAPLTSERDPDALGGVTTVRATGSQLDTSSWDGKPLYRTVGSAPPAMRCPTQLIAIPYYAWANREQGPMRVWIPKA is encoded by the coding sequence ATGCCGTCTGCATCCGAGACCCGAGCCGCCGGTCCAGTCGACACGCGTCGCAGTCCGTGGGCGAGACTGACGACCTTGGAACTTGACGCTGTGAGGCTCACCGGGGGGTTCTGGGGCGCTCGCCAGGCGATTAACCGAGACGCGGCGCTGCCGCACGGCCTCCGCATGCTCGAGACCGCCGGCAATCTCGACAACCTCCGGATCGCGGCCGGACGCACGCGCGGCCCGTACCGTGGCCCGGTGTTCATGGATTCAGACGTATACAAGTGGCTCGAAGCGGCAGCCTACGAGGGCGCGAACGCCCGGCCGAATGACCTGGCCTCCGACATCACCTCGCTGATCGAGCTGATCGCAGCGGCACAGCAACCAGACGGGTATCTCAATTCCTACTACCAGGTGGCGCGGCCGGGCGAGCGTTGGAGCGACTTCCCAAACGGCCACGAACTGTACTGTGCGGGGCACTTGATTCAGGCGGCGCTGGCCCTCCGCCGCGCCCGAGGCGACGGGCGGCTGCTCGATATCGCGCGGCGCTTCGCCGACCATCTCGTGGGCACCTTCGGGCCGGGCACGCGCGTGGCCACGCCCGGTCATCCGGAGATCGAGATGGCCCTCGTCGAGCTGTACCGGGAGACGCGCGTCCGCGCGTACCTGGATTTGGCGCTGTTCTTCGTCGACCAGCGGGGACACGGGTGGCTGGGGCCGGGACGCTACAACAGCTCGGCACACTACCAAGACCGGGTTCCCGTTCGCGAGGCTGTGGAACTCGAGGGACACGCGGTACGCGCGCAGTACCTGGCGATCGGCATCGCCGATCTCTTCCTGGAGACCGGCGAACAGGCATTGCTCGACGCGCTCACCCGGCAATGGCACGACCTCGTCACCCATAAGCTCTATGTCACGGGAGCGGTCGGGGCGCGGCACCTCGCGGAATCCGTGGCGCAACCCTTTGAACTGCCGAACGAACTCGCGTACGGCGAAACGTGCGCCGCCATTGCGAACGTCATGTGGAACTGGCGCATGCTCTTGGCCACCGGCCAGGCACGGTACGCGGAGCTCATGGAGCGCGCCCTGTATAACGCCGTCCTCAGCGGCATGTCCCTCGACGGAGAGCGGTACTTCTACGTGAACCCGCTCGCCAGCAACGGCCGCGACGAGTACCTCAGCAGAGGCGGGTGCCGGCGACGCGACTGGCACCTCGTCGCGTGTTGCCCGCCGAACCTCATGCGGCTCTTCGCATCGCTGGGGCACTACGTCGGCACGCGCGACTCGTCGGGTCTCCAGATTCACCAATATGCACCGGCACGCATCGCGACCGAGATCGCGCCCGGCCGGCGTGTGGCGTTACGGACGGAGAGCGGATACCCTTGGGAGGGGAACATCCGGCTCGTCGTCGATGAAGGCACCGAGGCACCATGGACCTTGGCGCTCCGCGCGCCCAGCGAGAGCGCCGATGTGATCGTTCGGGTGAACGGCACCGGCGCAGCGGCAGAGCCCGATCCCGCCGGCTATCTCCGGCTGCTTCGCACCTGGAGGCCCGGGGATACGGTGGAGATGACGTGGTCGATCAGCCCCCGGTGCGTCGAGGGACACCCGTGGATTGAATCGACCCGGGACTGTGTGGCGATCGAGCGAGGGCCGTTCGTCTATTGTCTCGAGCAAGCAGACCATCCCTCGGCCCGGGTTGCGGACCTCGCGATCGACGCCACCGCGCCGCTGACCTCCGAGCGGGACCCCGACGCGCTGGGTGGCGTCACCACGGTGCGTGCGACCGGATCGCAGCTCGATACGTCCTCCTGGGACGGGAAGCCGCTGTACCGCACGGTGGGGTCCGCGCCGCCGGCGATGCGCTGCCCGACCCAGCTAATAGCCATTCCGTATTATGCGTGGGCGAACCGAGAGCAGGGACCCATGCGTGTCTGGATCCCGAAGGCGTAG
- a CDS encoding dihydrodipicolinate synthase family protein: MLDMDAVKAQLNGPAALVSTIFKDDYSLDTQAIERNVRFMAEHGLGKRSGFLIAPCGDGEYTALSPEEHTAVVTAAVRGADGTIPVVAGVAATDYRLAATLAQRARAAGAVGIMCPPPFYYPLNEDAIVDWYDRLAKSVDIGIMVYDQSWRGQFINACITVRCMERLVAIRNVISMKHSGLGQLIDEFTILNRYHERIAYIDSSAGYTATTAHMHGAAGFITGIAPWWPEYELRYWELLQAGKYLEAERYHSRLYPFVARFHRGAETDTHGGLSSKTVLKAALEYVGLTGGTVRPPFRGLNQAERDEVFRFLAAADVPRPLLQTV; this comes from the coding sequence ATGTTGGACATGGACGCGGTGAAGGCACAGTTGAACGGACCGGCCGCATTGGTGTCGACGATCTTCAAGGACGACTACTCCCTCGACACGCAGGCCATCGAGCGGAACGTGCGATTCATGGCCGAGCATGGGCTTGGGAAGCGATCCGGATTCCTCATCGCGCCGTGCGGCGACGGAGAGTATACCGCGCTGTCACCCGAGGAGCACACGGCCGTCGTCACCGCCGCGGTGCGCGGCGCCGACGGCACCATTCCGGTCGTGGCGGGTGTTGCCGCGACCGACTATCGGCTAGCCGCGACGCTCGCCCAGCGAGCCCGCGCTGCCGGCGCGGTCGGCATCATGTGCCCCCCGCCCTTCTACTACCCCCTCAACGAAGACGCGATCGTCGATTGGTACGACCGCCTGGCCAAGAGCGTCGATATCGGGATCATGGTGTACGATCAGTCCTGGCGCGGACAGTTCATCAACGCCTGCATCACCGTTCGCTGCATGGAGCGCCTGGTCGCGATCCGCAACGTGATTTCGATGAAGCACAGCGGCCTAGGTCAACTGATCGACGAGTTCACGATCCTTAACCGCTATCATGAGCGCATCGCGTACATCGACAGTTCGGCCGGCTATACGGCCACCACGGCACACATGCACGGAGCGGCGGGCTTCATCACCGGCATCGCCCCCTGGTGGCCCGAGTACGAACTGCGCTATTGGGAGCTGCTCCAGGCTGGGAAGTACCTCGAGGCCGAGCGTTATCACTCGCGGCTGTACCCGTTCGTCGCACGCTTCCACCGCGGAGCGGAGACAGACACGCACGGGGGGTTGTCGAGCAAAACGGTGCTGAAGGCAGCCCTGGAATACGTCGGATTGACCGGCGGCACGGTCCGGCCGCCGTTTCGGGGGCTGAATCAAGCGGAACGTGACGAGGTGTTTCGCTTCCTCGCCGCGGCCGATGTCCCGCGTCCGCTGTTGCAAACCGTGTGA